A part of Funiculus sociatus GB2-C1 genomic DNA contains:
- a CDS encoding DUF502 domain-containing protein produces MIQRLKQDLKNDLIAGLLVVIPLATTIWLTITIANWVINFLTRVPKQVNPFDGMNPIVVNLLNLVVGLTVPLLCILLIGLMARNIAGRWLLDFGEQLLQAIPLAGSVYKTLKQLLETILRDTNGKFRRVVLVEYPRRGIWAIAFVTGTMSSEIQCQMERSMLSVFVPTTPNPTTGWYAIVPEDEVLNVSMSIEDAFKVVVSGGIVSPNPIPLMPPADTNERKLEPVGSEGRWQVVPTEED; encoded by the coding sequence GTGATCCAACGCCTCAAGCAGGACTTAAAAAATGACCTGATTGCAGGTCTCTTAGTAGTCATTCCCTTGGCTACGACGATATGGCTGACAATAACTATTGCCAACTGGGTGATCAATTTTCTGACCCGCGTTCCCAAGCAGGTGAATCCATTTGATGGGATGAACCCCATCGTGGTAAATCTGCTGAATTTGGTGGTGGGGCTAACAGTGCCGCTGCTGTGCATTTTGCTGATAGGCTTAATGGCACGCAACATTGCTGGGAGGTGGTTGCTGGATTTTGGGGAGCAACTTTTGCAGGCGATTCCGTTAGCGGGGTCGGTTTATAAAACGCTCAAACAGCTATTGGAGACAATTTTAAGAGACACCAACGGCAAGTTTCGGCGGGTCGTTTTGGTGGAGTATCCTCGGCGAGGAATTTGGGCGATCGCTTTCGTCACAGGTACCATGAGCAGCGAAATCCAGTGCCAAATGGAGCGTTCTATGCTCAGCGTTTTTGTTCCCACTACGCCTAACCCCACCACAGGCTGGTATGCCATTGTCCCAGAAGACGAAGTATTAAACGTCTCAATGTCAATTGAAGATGCCTTTAAAGTGGTGGTTTCCGGAGGAATCGTTAGTCCCAACCCCATACCCTTGATGCCCCCCGCAGATACCAACGAGCGGAAGCTGGAACCAGTGGGTTCTGAGGGCAGGTGGCAGGTTGTACCAACCGAAGAAGACTAA
- the nusB gene encoding transcription antitermination factor NusB — MQPRRTARELALLSLSQLSGNKEKVASQQMSNLIMAAIRTLTSEVRETLEVAAAEVQRGSDRLLTSETRASDVSSAKAMLSDAIELTQAAINRLGTAVELPEFVQMANQHEVRAYALEILSTVNSKRTEIDDLLTEALVDWQLNRLPKIDRDILRIAVGEIMFLGVPDSPAINEAVELAKKYSDEEGRKFINGVLRRVTEKLKTKSRT, encoded by the coding sequence ATGCAACCTCGCAGAACTGCCCGTGAATTAGCTCTCCTAAGCCTTAGCCAGCTGAGCGGGAATAAAGAAAAAGTGGCATCGCAGCAAATGTCTAATTTAATAATGGCTGCGATCCGTACCCTGACAAGTGAAGTTCGAGAAACTTTAGAGGTAGCAGCAGCAGAAGTCCAACGCGGAAGCGATCGCCTCCTGACTAGCGAAACCCGCGCTAGCGATGTCAGCAGTGCCAAAGCCATGTTGAGCGATGCTATTGAGCTAACCCAAGCAGCAATCAACCGCTTAGGAACTGCTGTAGAGTTGCCAGAATTCGTTCAAATGGCAAATCAACATGAAGTTCGCGCCTACGCATTAGAAATTCTCAGCACAGTCAACAGTAAGCGGACAGAAATTGATGACCTCCTAACCGAGGCATTGGTAGATTGGCAGTTAAACCGCTTGCCTAAAATTGACCGCGATATCTTGCGGATCGCCGTAGGAGAAATTATGTTTTTAGGAGTCCCCGATAGCCCTGCTATTAATGAAGCTGTAGAACTAGCTAAAAAATACAGCGATGAGGAAGGGCGTAAGTTTATTAACGGTGTCCTGCGTCGGGTAACTGAGAAGCTTAAGACTAAATCGCGCACTTGA